One window from the genome of Haloprofundus halobius encodes:
- a CDS encoding NAD-dependent succinate-semialdehyde dehydrogenase, whose product MESINPATGEQLATYDDDDEATVDDALDRATETFAEWCDTSFAHRCSLLKKAGEILRENADEYAELMTEEMGKPIAQARSEVEKCAWVCDYYAETAEEHLQDEIIGTEADAHAFVSYEPLGPVLAIMPWNFPFWQVFRFAAPGLAAGNVGLLKHASNVPGCAEAIEEVFSEAGFPDGAFQSLLVGSDLVDGIIEDDRLAGVTLTGSGPAGSAVGSAAGENLKKSVLELGGSDPFVVLDDADVERAVRSAVYGRVQNNGQSCIAAKRFVVMDEVYDEFEERFVEEMEALTVGDPKDESTELGPQAQESLMESLHEQVEETADAGATVLTGGEPMNREGAYYPATVLADIPDGTPASHDEIFGPVASLWRVDSEREAIERANDTPFGLGASVWTGDPERGERFAREFDAGCCFVNEIVKSDPRVPFGGVKDSGYGRELSEHGIHEFVNRKTVWVQHGESSTGLGSLSE is encoded by the coding sequence ATGGAGAGTATCAACCCGGCGACTGGCGAGCAACTCGCTACCTACGACGACGACGACGAGGCGACCGTCGACGACGCCCTCGACCGAGCGACCGAAACGTTCGCGGAGTGGTGCGACACGAGTTTCGCGCACCGCTGTTCGCTGTTGAAGAAGGCGGGCGAAATACTCCGCGAGAACGCCGACGAGTACGCTGAACTGATGACCGAGGAGATGGGCAAACCCATCGCGCAGGCGCGCTCGGAGGTCGAAAAGTGCGCGTGGGTCTGTGACTACTACGCCGAGACCGCCGAGGAACATCTGCAGGACGAGATTATCGGCACCGAGGCGGACGCGCACGCGTTCGTGAGCTACGAACCGCTCGGACCGGTGCTGGCTATCATGCCGTGGAACTTCCCCTTCTGGCAGGTGTTCCGCTTCGCCGCGCCGGGCCTCGCGGCGGGCAACGTCGGCCTCCTGAAGCACGCCTCGAACGTTCCGGGCTGTGCGGAGGCCATCGAGGAGGTGTTCTCGGAGGCGGGGTTCCCCGACGGCGCGTTCCAGTCGCTTCTCGTCGGCTCGGACCTCGTCGACGGCATCATCGAAGACGACCGACTGGCGGGCGTGACGCTCACCGGCAGCGGTCCCGCCGGAAGCGCTGTCGGATCGGCGGCGGGCGAGAACCTGAAGAAATCCGTACTGGAACTCGGCGGGAGTGACCCGTTCGTCGTCCTCGACGACGCCGACGTGGAGCGCGCGGTGAGAAGCGCCGTCTACGGCCGGGTGCAGAACAACGGCCAGTCCTGCATCGCCGCCAAACGGTTCGTCGTGATGGACGAGGTGTACGACGAGTTCGAGGAACGGTTCGTCGAGGAGATGGAGGCGCTCACCGTCGGCGACCCGAAAGACGAGAGCACGGAGCTCGGCCCGCAGGCCCAGGAGAGCCTGATGGAGAGCCTCCACGAACAGGTCGAGGAGACGGCCGACGCCGGGGCGACGGTGCTCACCGGCGGCGAGCCGATGAACCGCGAGGGCGCGTACTACCCGGCGACGGTTCTGGCCGACATTCCGGACGGGACGCCCGCGTCCCACGACGAGATATTCGGTCCCGTCGCGTCGCTGTGGCGCGTCGACAGCGAGCGGGAGGCCATCGAGCGGGCGAACGACACGCCGTTCGGTCTCGGCGCGAGCGTCTGGACCGGCGACCCCGAGCGGGGCGAGCGGTTCGCGAGGGAGTTCGACGCCGGTTGTTGTTTCGTCAACGAAATCGTCAAATCCGACCCGCGGGTGCCGTTCGGCGGCGTCAAAGATTCCGGATACGGCCGCGAACTCTCCGAACACGGCATCCACGAGTTCGTCAACCGTAAGACGGTCTGGGTCCAGCACGGCGAGTCGAGCACCGGCCTCGGCTCGCTCTCGGAATGA